A portion of the Melitaea cinxia chromosome 1, ilMelCinx1.1, whole genome shotgun sequence genome contains these proteins:
- the LOC123653788 gene encoding uncharacterized protein LOC123653788, translated as MTKPIIARFISRYRKDECLAQLRKLKITAMDLGFASGKVPIHFNDHLTSNNKALLKRAKSIAKEKHYKYVWVRNCSIMARHTDTKYDIIALSETWLHPGISDMEIFDSRYCVYRGDRNYVQRGVTLGGGVLLAIGKNIPVRSSRAIDILGGIAEIVEITVKINNKVLYIYCCYFPHHTQQYDALCEFFDIVSSVVTENSESACLILGDFNISHAHWQSTDSFKMKLERNQYSDKFISALMSFLSFIDSYQFNGIFNKNNRILDLVMSNLCCESAHCSDAMVVEDPHHPALEIKVHYQHSGLESQPRIARLFHKANYDDINRALSDSDWETLYGTDSIHDAVGVFYNILEAVIVKYVPQKNFKHRDHYPPWFSGCLVKIVKEKSKYHKKWKIYGRISDYDSFRLLRKRQKEIQESCYKNFLLANETNIKMNSKNFWSFVKSKKAAPVIPNSMTYNSISLTNGSDICNIFNEYFKSVYEPSSTYSISTNYHSANNGLNNICPIRSIDISSENILKYLGALNIAKGSGPDGIPPVFYKACKEQLVKPLMFLFRKSLISGIMPTKWKESFIVPIFKSGDKHNVTNYRPISKLNTIAKMFEKIIYDSILPQIRPLIIPEQHGFVSKRSTETNLCEFIHRIGFAMDQGFQVDVIYTDYSKAFDKISHQIILNKLMALGIHGDLLRWIDSYLRHRSQAVTVKGYCSSFVPVTSGASTISEDRFLA; from the exons ATGACGAAACCAATAATTGCACGCTTCATAAGTAGATATAGAAAAGACGAATGTCTAGCACAATTGCGAAAGCTGAAGATTACAGCAATGGATTTAGGTTTTGCATCCGGAAAAGTACCTATTCATTTCAATGATCACCTTACTAGTAACAACAAGGCTCTTTTGAAGCGTGCTAAATCTATTGCCAAAGAAAAACATTATAAGTATGTATGGGTTCGGAATTGTTCTATAATGGCTAGACATACGGATACCA AATACGATATAATAGCGCTAAGCGAAACATGGCTTCATCCAGGTATATCCGATATGGAGATATTCGATAGCCGCTATTGCGTCTACAGAGGAGATCGTAATTACGTCCAACGTGGTGTTACCTTGGGTGGCGGCGTTCTTTTGGCTATTGGTAAAAACATCCCGGTTCGTTCCTCTCGTGCTATAGATATATTGGGGGGTATTGCAGAAATAGTTGAGATTACTGTGAAAATTAATAACaaggtattatatatttattgctgtTATTTCCCCCACCATACGCAACAGTACGATGCCTTATGCGAGTTCTTCGACATAGTTTCTTCTGTTGTCACGGAAAACTCGGAATCTGCTTGCTTAATATTGGGTGACTTCAATATTTCACATGCGCACTGGCAGAGTACCGACtcgtttaaaatgaaattgGAAAGAAATCAATACAGTGACAAGTTTATTTCTGCTCTAATGTCATTTCTAAGCTTCATTGACTCATATCAATTTAACGGTATTTTCAATAAGAATAATAGAATTTTAGACTTAGttatgagtaatctttgttGTGAGTCGGCTCACTGTAGCGATGCTATGGTGGTGGAAGATCCACACCATCCTGCAttggaaataaaggttcactacCAACATAGCGGCTTAGAATCGCAGCCACGGATTGCGCGACTGTTTCATAAGGCCAACTATGACGATATAAATAGGGCGTTAAGTGATTCTGATTGGGAAACATTGTATGGGACAGATTCTATCCATGATGCTGTGGGGGTCTTTTATAATATACTGGAGGcagtaattgtaaaatatgttccacaaaaaaattttaaacataggGATCACTATCCTCCTTGGTTTTCTGGATGTTTGGTTAAGATAGTTAAAGAAAAATCCAAATAccataaaaaatggaaaatttacGGCCGAATAAGTGACTACGACTCTTTTCGCCTACTAAGAAAACGGCAGAAGGAAATACAGGAAAGTTGTTACAAGAATTTTTTGCTTGCTAATGAAacgaatattaaaatgaatagtAAAAATTTCTGGAGTTTTGTGAAATCTAAAAAGGCCGCTCCAGTTATTCCCAATTCTATGACGTATAATAGTATTTCTTTAACTAATGGTAGCGATATTTGTAATATCTTTAACGAATACTTTAAATCTGTTTATGAGCCAAGCTCAACATATTCTATCTCAACGAATTACCATAGTGCTAATAatggtttaaataatatttgtccaATACGGTCGATTGATATATCAAgtgaaaatatacttaaatatttaggtGCATTAAATATTGCTAAAGGATCCGGTCCTGATGGAATACCACCAGTATTTTATAAAGCATGTAAGGAACAACTTGTTAAACCTTTAATGTTTCTATTTAGGAAATCTCTCATAAGCGGTATCATGCCTACTAAATGGAAGGAATCTTTCATCGTCCCTATTTTCAAATCAGGTGATAAGCATAATGTAACTAATTATAGACCTATTTCCAAACTTAATACAATTGctaaaatgtttgaaaaaatcatttacGATAGCATTTTACCTCAAATAAGACCCCTTATCATTCCTGAACAACACGGATTTGTTTCAAAAAGATCGACTGAAACTAATTTATGCGAGTTTATTCACAGAATTGGCTTTGCCATGGACCAGGGTTTTCAAGTTGATGTTATATATACAGATTATTCTAAGGCTTTTGACAAAATATCGCAccaaattatactaaataaacTTATGGCGCTCGGAATCCATGGCGATCTCCTGCGTTGGATTGATTCCTACCTTCGTCATAGAAGTCAGGCAGTAACCGTCAAGGGCTACTGTTCGTCTTTTGTGCCCGTTACATCTGGG GCATCAACAATTTCTGAGGACCGCTTCCTCGCTTAA